From bacterium, a single genomic window includes:
- a CDS encoding peroxiredoxin: MKRRKFLKIIPYALMLALVLCCRTSWAGELQAGDPAPEFSTTDDVGMPVSLKDYRGKTVILYFYPKDNTPGCTKEAQSFRDHIREFEGRNAVILGVSFDSQSSHQKFKEKHRLPFRLLVDPGKKIAKAYGSSGFFFASRDTFVIDGQGKIQKIYRGVNPGSHVEELIQGF, translated from the coding sequence ATGAAACGGCGAAAATTCCTAAAAATAATCCCCTACGCCCTGATGCTGGCCCTGGTCTTGTGTTGCCGGACCTCCTGGGCCGGGGAGCTCCAGGCGGGGGATCCCGCTCCCGAGTTTTCGACCACGGATGACGTGGGGATGCCGGTCTCGCTCAAGGATTACCGGGGCAAGACGGTCATTCTCTATTTTTATCCCAAGGACAACACCCCGGGTTGCACCAAGGAGGCGCAGAGCTTCCGCGACCACATCCGCGAATTCGAAGGCAGGAACGCGGTCATCCTCGGCGTGAGTTTCGATTCCCAATCGTCCCATCAAAAATTCAAGGAGAAGCATCGGCTCCCCTTCCGTCTCCTGGTCGATCCGGGCAAGAAGATCGCCAAGGCCTACGGCTCCTCGGGCTTCTTCTTCGCCTCGCGCGACACGTTCGTCATCGACGGCCAGGGCAAGATCCAGAAGATCTACCGGGGCGTCAATCCCGGGTCGCATGTGGAGGAGTTGATCCAGGGGTTTTAG